A single window of Brevinematales bacterium DNA harbors:
- the sufB gene encoding Fe-S cluster assembly protein SufB, with amino-acid sequence MNIDLLKYDFKDPENYVYKSQKGINEDIVRQISKMKGEPEWMTEFRIKAYRIFENKPMPTWGERWLLDKIDFNEIYYYVRPTDTKGRSWEEVPEYIKKTFDRLGIPEAERKYLAGVTAQYESEVVYHSVKSQWESKGVIFTDMDTAVKEYPEIVKRYFGTVVPPNDNKFAALNSAVWSGGSFIYVPKGVKVEIPLQAYFRINTQNMGQFERTLIIADEGSSIHYIEGCTAPMYSSNSLHAAVVEIIALKGAYVRYTTVQNWSKNIYNLVTKRAFAYEDARVEWVDGNLGSKLTMKYPAVYMLGRGAQAEILSIALAGPGQVQDAGAKVVHAAPYTTSKITNKSISLGGGKTIYRGLVKIMKGSVGAKNHTSCNALLIDELSKSDTIPHIDISEDKVSLGHEATAGRISEEQLFYLMSRGLSEDEAILTIVNGFIEPFTKELPLEYAVELNRLIQMELEDSVDVGARKVKY; translated from the coding sequence ATGAACATAGATCTTTTGAAGTATGACTTCAAAGATCCAGAAAACTATGTATACAAATCACAAAAAGGTATAAATGAAGATATTGTTAGACAGATTTCAAAAATGAAAGGAGAACCAGAATGGATGACAGAATTTAGAATCAAAGCATATAGAATTTTTGAAAATAAACCTATGCCTACTTGGGGAGAACGATGGCTTCTTGATAAAATCGATTTTAATGAGATATACTACTACGTAAGACCAACAGATACTAAAGGTAGAAGCTGGGAAGAAGTACCTGAATATATCAAAAAAACCTTTGATAGACTTGGTATTCCAGAAGCAGAAAGAAAATATCTTGCTGGTGTAACTGCACAGTATGAATCTGAAGTTGTCTATCATAGTGTAAAATCTCAATGGGAAAGTAAAGGTGTAATATTTACAGATATGGACACAGCCGTAAAAGAATATCCTGAAATTGTCAAAAGATACTTTGGTACAGTTGTTCCTCCAAACGATAACAAATTTGCCGCGCTGAATAGCGCTGTCTGGAGTGGTGGTAGCTTCATATATGTACCTAAAGGAGTAAAAGTCGAAATACCATTACAAGCATACTTCAGGATAAACACACAAAATATGGGGCAATTTGAGAGAACACTAATAATAGCAGATGAAGGTTCTAGTATACATTATATTGAAGGATGCACAGCACCTATGTATTCCTCAAATTCATTACACGCAGCAGTGGTCGAAATAATCGCCCTAAAAGGTGCATATGTAAGATACACAACTGTTCAAAACTGGTCTAAAAACATATACAACTTAGTTACCAAAAGAGCATTTGCTTACGAAGATGCAAGGGTAGAATGGGTTGATGGCAATCTAGGTAGCAAACTAACAATGAAATATCCTGCCGTCTATATGTTAGGTAGAGGAGCACAAGCAGAAATACTATCTATCGCACTAGCTGGACCAGGGCAAGTACAGGATGCAGGAGCAAAAGTCGTTCACGCAGCACCATATACAACATCCAAAATTACAAATAAATCTATAAGTTTAGGTGGTGGAAAAACAATATACAGGGGACTTGTAAAAATAATGAAAGGTTCTGTAGGAGCTAAAAACCATACATCTTGTAATGCATTACTTATCGACGAATTATCAAAGTCAGATACTATACCACATATCGACATAAGCGAAGATAAAGTTTCACTAGGGCACGAAGCTACGGCAGGTAGAATAAGCGAAGAACAACTGTTCTACCTTATGAGCAGAGGACTAAGTGAAGATGAAGCA
- the sufC gene encoding Fe-S cluster assembly ATPase SufC, whose translation MKDFFKVEDLKASIEGTPILMGVNLEIGKGEIHAIMGPNGSGKTTLSSIIMGSPKYDVDGGDIIFKGESIIDMPPDERAKRGIFLAFQYPEEVPGVSFINFLRIAYNSVMSYRLGDKFIQPKPMEFRNIVNKKMEILGMEDTFLTRYLNEGFSGGEKKRAEMLQMLMLEPEFVIMDETDSGLDIDALKLVAKTVMEYRSPNNAFMVITHYSRVLKYIKPDFVHVMIDGKIVKTGDYSLAELIEEKGYDEFVRKENTIAK comes from the coding sequence ATGAAAGATTTTTTTAAGGTCGAGGACTTAAAGGCGAGTATAGAAGGAACACCTATACTGATGGGTGTTAATCTTGAAATAGGCAAAGGCGAAATACACGCCATAATGGGCCCCAACGGATCAGGAAAAACAACTTTATCCAGCATAATAATGGGGAGTCCTAAGTATGATGTCGACGGGGGAGACATAATTTTTAAAGGAGAGAGCATTATTGATATGCCACCTGATGAAAGAGCAAAAAGAGGAATATTTCTAGCATTCCAATACCCTGAAGAAGTACCTGGAGTAAGTTTCATAAATTTCTTAAGGATTGCATATAATTCAGTCATGTCTTATAGACTCGGTGACAAATTCATCCAACCAAAACCTATGGAATTCAGAAATATTGTAAATAAAAAGATGGAAATACTAGGTATGGAAGATACATTTCTAACAAGATATTTAAACGAAGGATTTTCAGGTGGTGAGAAAAAGAGAGCAGAAATGTTACAGATGCTAATGCTTGAACCAGAATTTGTTATCATGGACGAAACTGATTCTGGGCTTGATATTGATGCTTTAAAACTGGTAGCCAAAACCGTTATGGAATACAGAAGTCCAAACAATGCTTTTATGGTTATAACACACTACTCGAGAGTACTTAAATATATAAAGCCAGATTTTGTACATGTAATGATCGACGGTAAAATCGTTAAAACAGGTGACTACTCATTAGCAGAGCTTATAGAAGAGAAAGGATACGACGAGTTTGTAAGAAAAGAAAATACTATAGCAAAGTAA
- a CDS encoding VIT1/CCC1 transporter family protein, which produces MRDMVDEVEYQNHVKERVKGSSNILSEIVLGGQDGLVNTLGVVLGITAATTDIRIILAGALAAAFAESISMAAVAYTSKQTEYENYISEHRKELEDIKNIPEIEKEEIRRIFKRWGIPDQEADVVVDIISKNENAWVEIMMAHELELSKVSNEKPFKFAFTVGTSAIIGSLIPVIPILFLPVSYAWIGCLVISALSLLVIGYVKTKLTIGNPFKGALKLMIIGIVSAIAGYLIGYLIGG; this is translated from the coding sequence ATGAGAGACATGGTTGACGAAGTTGAATATCAAAATCATGTAAAGGAGAGAGTTAAGGGTTCTTCTAATATTCTTTCTGAGATAGTACTTGGTGGGCAGGATGGACTTGTTAATACATTAGGGGTGGTTTTAGGTATAACTGCTGCTACTACTGATATTAGGATTATACTTGCAGGAGCTTTGGCTGCTGCTTTTGCTGAAAGTATTTCTATGGCTGCAGTTGCGTATACTTCCAAACAAACAGAGTATGAAAATTACATTTCAGAACATAGGAAAGAGCTTGAAGATATTAAAAACATACCAGAAATTGAGAAAGAGGAAATAAGGAGAATATTCAAGAGATGGGGAATTCCAGATCAAGAAGCTGATGTAGTTGTTGACATAATATCCAAAAATGAGAATGCATGGGTTGAGATAATGATGGCTCATGAGCTTGAATTGTCTAAGGTTTCAAATGAGAAACCATTTAAGTTTGCTTTTACGGTTGGTACTTCGGCTATTATAGGTTCTCTTATACCAGTAATTCCTATTCTTTTTTTGCCGGTTAGTTATGCTTGGATTGGGTGTTTAGTTATTTCTGCTTTATCGCTTTTGGTTATAGGTTATGTTAAGACTAAGCTTACTATTGGTAATCCTTTCAAAGGTGCTTTAAAACTTATGATAATAGGTATAGTATCTGCGATAGCTGGATATCTTATAGGATATCTTATAGGGGGTTAA
- the aroE gene encoding shikimate dehydrogenase, whose protein sequence is MITSYTNLYCVIGNPIKHSKSPIIHNFIFQKLGIDAVYLAFEVRDLESFFKFVKDSGVGGVSVTIPHKVEVIKFLDEVDEIAYRVGAVNTVKNVNNRLIGYNTDIQGVIKAFETRGVFNLKDKIGLIIGNGGVARSVAWAFVEMGISHIIVAGRDNGKVESFVEGIRKYFVSIEGIVLERLPEIMDKVDIVSNCTPLGMYPNVDDTPINTSLLSSRHIIFDTVYTPEHTKLVKYGVEIGCRIVYGIDMFVFQALEQDNIWFNNPVVYSFKDAVVNLLNQFR, encoded by the coding sequence TTGATAACTTCTTATACTAATCTATACTGTGTTATTGGTAATCCTATCAAGCACTCAAAGTCTCCCATAATTCATAACTTTATTTTTCAGAAATTAGGTATTGATGCTGTTTATCTTGCTTTTGAAGTTAGAGATTTAGAGTCCTTTTTTAAATTTGTCAAAGATAGTGGTGTCGGAGGAGTGAGTGTAACTATCCCTCATAAGGTTGAGGTTATTAAGTTTTTGGATGAGGTTGATGAGATTGCTTATAGGGTAGGTGCGGTAAATACTGTAAAAAATGTTAATAATAGATTGATAGGGTATAATACTGATATTCAGGGAGTTATAAAAGCGTTTGAGACTAGAGGTGTTTTTAACCTTAAGGATAAGATTGGACTTATAATTGGTAATGGAGGAGTTGCTAGGAGTGTTGCATGGGCTTTTGTAGAAATGGGTATCTCTCATATTATAGTTGCAGGTAGAGACAATGGAAAAGTTGAATCATTTGTTGAAGGTATTAGAAAATACTTTGTAAGTATCGAAGGTATAGTTTTGGAAAGGCTTCCTGAAATTATGGATAAGGTTGATATAGTGTCAAATTGTACTCCTTTGGGTATGTATCCTAATGTTGATGATACCCCTATTAATACTTCTCTCTTGTCTAGCAGGCATATTATATTTGATACTGTTTATACTCCAGAACATACTAAGCTCGTAAAGTATGGTGTAGAGATTGGTTGTAGAATTGTTTATGGTATAGATATGTTTGTGTTTCAAGCTCTAGAGCAAGATAATATATGGTTTAATAATCCTGTTGTTTATTCTTTCAAAGATGCTGTTGTTAATCTTCTAAATCAGTTTCGCTGA
- the amrA gene encoding AmmeMemoRadiSam system protein A, translating into MEILKLARLAIESLFDKSKKEELEKQSKIVDKLGLQNGVFVTITKKGHLRGCIGYILPLREFSKLVIDASISSATRDPRFDPLTKDELKDIEIEISVLSEPKKTNSISDIEIGKHGLIVRRGPYQGLLLPQVAVEHKWDKITFLQQTCIKAGLSPNDYKKEDIEIFTFTAEVFSETDLED; encoded by the coding sequence ATGGAAATACTCAAACTTGCAAGACTAGCTATTGAAAGCCTATTTGATAAATCCAAAAAGGAAGAGCTAGAAAAACAAAGTAAAATTGTTGATAAATTAGGACTCCAAAATGGAGTATTTGTAACTATTACAAAGAAAGGACATCTAAGAGGCTGTATAGGATATATCCTACCCCTAAGGGAATTTTCAAAACTCGTTATTGATGCTTCAATATCCTCAGCCACAAGAGATCCAAGGTTTGATCCTCTTACAAAAGATGAACTCAAAGATATTGAGATAGAAATTTCAGTACTATCAGAACCGAAGAAAACAAACTCAATATCAGATATAGAAATTGGAAAACATGGACTTATAGTAAGAAGAGGTCCTTACCAGGGATTATTACTTCCTCAAGTAGCGGTAGAACACAAATGGGATAAAATAACATTTCTTCAACAAACTTGTATAAAGGCAGGATTAAGCCCAAACGACTACAAGAAAGAAGACATTGAAATATTCACTTTCACAGCAGAAGTATTCAGCGAAACTGATTTAGAAGATTAA
- the cysS gene encoding cysteine--tRNA ligase — translation MNLRLYNTLSEQVEEFIPIEKNRVKMYFCGPTVYDYPHIGNLKTFVFSDVLRRYLEFLGYEVILVMNLTDVDDKTIKGAIREGISLKEYTDRYTKIFFEDILTLRIKRATYYPRATETIDEIVEFIKELIQKKHAYKTEDGVYYDISSFKEYGKLSKLNKRSIKAGASGRVNLDEYSKEDIVDFALWKSWKEEDGNVYWETELGKGRPGWHIECSVMSMKYLGETFDIHGGGVDLIFPHHENEIAQSESKTGKKFVNYWIHVEHLMVNGRKMSKSEGNFYTLRDLLSKGYNPKAIRLVLISTHYRKPLDFTEEKIIQAQNTIKDLELFIAKIKKILTSNSNISPKNENINEIEKQRNLFIQSMNDDINIPEALGHLFTLISKYENMDITTVSKEEATKILNFINDVKQILDFFDTNIDEIPEEIKKLAEERENHRKLKNFSEADRIRNEITSKGYTVIDTKIGTIVAKV, via the coding sequence ATGAACCTTAGATTATACAATACCTTGTCTGAACAAGTTGAAGAATTTATACCAATTGAGAAAAACAGGGTAAAAATGTACTTCTGTGGTCCAACCGTTTATGATTACCCACACATCGGAAATCTTAAAACATTCGTTTTTTCGGATGTACTCAGAAGATATCTAGAATTTCTAGGATATGAGGTAATACTAGTTATGAATCTAACCGACGTCGACGATAAAACAATAAAGGGAGCTATAAGAGAAGGAATATCTCTCAAAGAATATACAGACAGGTACACTAAAATATTTTTTGAAGACATATTAACCTTGAGGATAAAACGAGCAACATACTACCCAAGAGCAACTGAAACAATAGATGAGATTGTAGAATTTATAAAAGAATTAATACAAAAAAAGCATGCTTACAAAACAGAAGATGGAGTGTACTATGATATATCTTCTTTTAAAGAGTACGGCAAACTATCCAAACTAAACAAAAGAAGTATTAAAGCTGGAGCAAGCGGTAGAGTAAATTTAGATGAATACTCAAAAGAAGATATAGTTGATTTTGCTCTTTGGAAAAGTTGGAAAGAAGAAGATGGTAATGTATATTGGGAAACAGAACTCGGTAAAGGAAGACCAGGTTGGCATATTGAATGCTCTGTCATGAGTATGAAATACCTAGGAGAAACATTTGATATACATGGAGGTGGAGTAGACCTTATATTCCCCCACCACGAAAACGAAATAGCACAAAGTGAATCAAAAACAGGTAAAAAATTCGTAAATTACTGGATCCATGTAGAACATCTCATGGTAAATGGCAGAAAAATGTCTAAATCTGAAGGAAACTTCTATACCCTAAGAGATCTCCTTTCAAAAGGATATAATCCAAAAGCTATAAGGCTTGTTTTAATTTCAACTCATTACAGAAAACCTCTAGATTTCACAGAAGAAAAGATAATCCAAGCTCAAAACACTATCAAAGATCTGGAACTTTTCATAGCAAAAATAAAGAAAATCTTAACATCAAACTCTAACATCTCACCCAAAAACGAAAATATAAACGAAATTGAAAAACAAAGAAACTTATTCATTCAAAGTATGAATGATGATATAAACATACCAGAAGCATTAGGACATCTTTTTACACTAATATCTAAATACGAGAACATGGATATCACAACCGTATCAAAAGAAGAAGCAACTAAAATACTTAACTTCATAAATGATGTAAAACAAATACTAGACTTTTTTGATACAAACATAGATGAGATACCAGAAGAAATAAAAAAACTAGCAGAAGAAAGAGAAAATCATAGAAAACTCAAAAACTTCAGCGAGGCAGATAGAATAAGAAACGAAATAACATCAAAAGGATATACAGTAATCGATACCAAAATAGGTACTATAGTAGCAAAAGTCTAA